One window of the Chryseobacterium camelliae genome contains the following:
- a CDS encoding M1 family metallopeptidase — protein sequence MKLTITVLSVLVGAGVTAQNIQNNPGSNHGNKFEQLGTILPTPNMYRTASGAPGHGYWQNRADYDISAYLDEDKRNLKGSETITYYNNSPDDLDYIWLQLDENQQSTVKKADFPYPSTLPKAANDQQLRATELPVKDNGYGVNLEKVTDASGNPLKYTVNQTMMRIDLPKVLKKGEKLVFKIDWNYNIPNRIKMGGRGGYENFAEDGNDLYTMTQWYPRMCVYSDFHGWQNHQFTGRGEFALVFGNFKVSMNVPADHVVGGTGECKNYSQVLTADQLARYNKSKTSNEPVEIVTLDEAKKAEKNHSRQRKTWSFEANDVRDFAWTSSRKFVWDGMGVTIPENNNKVMAMSFYPKEAYALYRKFSTKAVAHTIKTYSEFTIPYPYPVAQSVEAANGMEYPMICFNYGRTEKDGTYSEGIKNGMLGVVIHEVGHNFFPMIINSDERQWSWMDEGLNTFVEYLTEERWDNKFPSKRGPAWTIVDYMKLPKDQLEPIMSNSENIIQFGPNAYSKPATGLNILRETIMGRELFDKAFKTYSKRWAFRHPEPADFFRTMEDASGEDLDWFWRGWFYGTDPVDIAIDKVTVATPDFDTPPKESKEVKYKTDKPLQNDFEDISKIRNKQDKNITFYADTDKQVQDFYYRYDRGQEKVDANKEYALKMDGSKALDSKDKEKFKNMTAYQIDFVNKGGLVMPIILEFTFEDGTKLYDKSSAQIWRLNEQKTSKTYYFEKKLKSIQLDPMRETADIDTSNNFWSNDGTSGETTKFQLFKQKQEGGSARGASSGKVNPMQAAGKKN from the coding sequence ATGAAGTTAACGATTACCGTACTTTCCGTACTGGTCGGTGCCGGTGTAACCGCTCAGAATATTCAGAATAATCCCGGCAGCAACCATGGAAATAAATTCGAGCAGCTGGGAACCATCCTCCCTACGCCGAATATGTACCGTACGGCATCCGGGGCACCGGGACACGGCTACTGGCAGAACAGGGCCGACTATGATATCTCAGCCTATCTGGACGAAGACAAGAGGAATTTAAAGGGATCTGAAACGATTACCTACTACAATAATTCTCCGGACGACCTGGATTATATCTGGCTTCAGCTGGATGAAAACCAGCAGTCAACCGTAAAAAAAGCAGATTTCCCCTACCCTTCTACCCTGCCGAAGGCGGCCAATGACCAGCAGCTCAGAGCAACGGAACTTCCGGTAAAAGATAACGGCTACGGCGTGAACCTTGAAAAAGTGACCGATGCATCCGGTAACCCGCTGAAATACACGGTCAACCAGACCATGATGCGCATAGACCTGCCGAAAGTCCTTAAAAAAGGAGAAAAGCTGGTTTTTAAAATCGACTGGAACTATAACATCCCCAACAGAATAAAAATGGGCGGCCGCGGAGGCTATGAAAATTTTGCCGAAGACGGGAACGACCTGTATACCATGACACAATGGTATCCGAGGATGTGTGTCTACAGTGATTTCCACGGATGGCAGAACCACCAGTTTACCGGAAGAGGCGAATTTGCCCTGGTTTTCGGGAACTTTAAAGTTTCCATGAATGTTCCGGCAGACCACGTGGTAGGCGGTACCGGGGAATGTAAAAACTACAGCCAGGTCTTAACGGCCGATCAGCTGGCCAGGTATAATAAATCGAAGACTTCTAACGAGCCTGTGGAGATTGTAACGCTGGATGAAGCGAAAAAGGCGGAGAAAAACCATTCCAGGCAGAGAAAAACCTGGAGCTTTGAAGCCAATGACGTAAGGGATTTCGCCTGGACATCTTCAAGGAAATTCGTTTGGGACGGAATGGGTGTTACCATTCCTGAAAATAACAATAAAGTAATGGCAATGAGCTTCTATCCTAAGGAAGCGTATGCATTGTACAGGAAATTTTCCACCAAGGCAGTAGCCCATACCATCAAAACCTATTCAGAATTTACGATTCCGTATCCTTATCCGGTAGCCCAGTCGGTGGAAGCCGCCAACGGAATGGAGTACCCGATGATCTGCTTCAACTACGGAAGGACAGAAAAAGACGGTACCTATTCGGAAGGGATCAAAAACGGAATGCTGGGTGTAGTGATCCATGAAGTAGGACACAATTTCTTCCCGATGATCATCAACTCAGACGAAAGGCAGTGGTCGTGGATGGATGAAGGACTGAATACTTTTGTGGAGTACCTTACCGAAGAACGCTGGGACAACAAATTCCCGTCCAAAAGAGGACCGGCATGGACCATTGTGGATTATATGAAGCTTCCTAAAGATCAACTGGAGCCGATCATGAGCAATTCTGAAAACATCATCCAGTTCGGGCCGAATGCCTATTCAAAACCTGCCACGGGACTGAATATTCTCCGTGAAACCATTATGGGAAGGGAGCTGTTTGATAAAGCATTTAAAACCTATTCCAAAAGATGGGCGTTCAGGCATCCTGAACCCGCAGACTTTTTCAGGACCATGGAAGATGCGAGCGGCGAAGACCTCGACTGGTTCTGGAGGGGCTGGTTCTACGGCACGGATCCTGTAGACATCGCCATTGACAAAGTGACGGTTGCCACTCCGGACTTCGATACACCTCCAAAGGAAAGCAAAGAAGTAAAATATAAAACCGATAAGCCGTTGCAGAATGATTTTGAGGACATCTCAAAGATCAGGAACAAACAGGATAAGAACATCACGTTCTATGCAGATACGGATAAGCAGGTACAGGATTTCTACTACCGCTATGACAGAGGACAGGAGAAAGTAGACGCCAATAAAGAATATGCCCTTAAAATGGATGGCAGCAAAGCCCTGGACAGCAAGGACAAAGAAAAATTCAAAAATATGACGGCGTATCAGATTGATTTCGTCAACAAAGGCGGGCTTGTGATGCCGATTATCCTTGAATTTACTTTTGAAGACGGGACGAAGCTGTATGACAAATCTTCCGCACAGATCTGGAGGCTGAATGAGCAGAAAACTTCCAAGACCTACTATTTCGAGAAAAAACTGAAATCCATCCAGCTGGACCCGATGAGGGAGACAGCAGATATCGATACTTCCAACAACTTCTGGAGCAATGACGGCACCTCCGGTGAAACCACCAAATTCCAACTGTTCAAGCAGAAGCAGGAAGGCGGATCTGCCAGGGGCGCTTCCAGCGGGAAAGTAAACCCGATGCAGGCGGCAGGAAAGAAAAACTAA
- a CDS encoding HupE/UreJ family protein, whose product MQDFLFYLNLGWEHIISLDALDHQLFVLALIAVYSFNDLKKILILVTAFTIGHSITLALSTFDIVRINSAWVEFLIPLTIVITSLDNILMKNKKQTLMKANYYLALIFGLIHGMGFANTARVMIAKSQSIAVPLLGFNIGLELGQIAIVFGILILLFILIKIFKVNQKDWVLFVSSGVFALSLKMALERIPF is encoded by the coding sequence ATGCAGGACTTTTTATTTTACCTGAACCTGGGCTGGGAACATATCATTTCACTGGACGCCCTTGATCATCAGCTTTTTGTACTGGCCTTAATTGCCGTGTATTCCTTCAATGACCTGAAAAAAATCCTGATCCTAGTAACGGCGTTTACCATTGGGCATTCCATTACCCTGGCATTGAGCACATTTGATATCGTACGGATCAACTCAGCCTGGGTAGAATTTTTAATTCCTTTGACGATTGTCATCACTTCCCTGGACAACATCCTGATGAAGAATAAAAAACAGACGCTGATGAAGGCTAATTACTATCTGGCGCTGATCTTCGGCCTAATTCACGGGATGGGCTTTGCCAATACAGCGCGAGTGATGATCGCTAAAAGCCAGAGCATTGCCGTTCCGTTGTTAGGATTCAATATAGGGCTTGAACTGGGGCAGATCGCTATTGTTTTCGGCATTCTGATTCTGCTGTTCATCCTGATTAAAATATTTAAGGTCAACCAGAAAGACTGGGTACTTTTTGTTTCTTCAGGAGTATTTGCCTTATCGCTGAAGATGGCATTGGAAAGAATTCCATTCTAA
- a CDS encoding ACP phosphodiesterase, with protein sequence MNYLAHSFLTFTDGQIVGQFLADFIRNRDRFSFPKGIQDGITLHRAIDTFTDSHPAVHEAKKVFAPLVRLYAGAFVDVSMDYFVANDLNLNSLEGWKKHSVKVYCVLNEHHEYLPENFTRMLEKMEEGDWLYNYRYEKNIGYSMRNVLNKAKYLHTDIPVHEAFLKNKNLLQECYDDFFPDLMEHAKGINALLQLEN encoded by the coding sequence ATGAATTACCTGGCTCATTCCTTTCTCACATTTACCGACGGACAGATCGTCGGGCAATTCCTGGCTGACTTCATCCGGAACCGGGACCGGTTTTCTTTTCCGAAAGGAATCCAGGACGGGATCACTTTACACCGCGCCATCGATACGTTTACAGACTCCCATCCCGCTGTTCACGAAGCGAAAAAAGTCTTTGCGCCTTTGGTAAGATTGTATGCCGGAGCTTTTGTGGATGTTTCGATGGATTATTTTGTGGCGAATGATTTAAATTTAAATTCTTTAGAAGGCTGGAAAAAGCATTCGGTAAAAGTGTATTGTGTTCTGAATGAACATCATGAATACCTTCCGGAAAATTTCACGAGAATGCTGGAAAAAATGGAAGAAGGCGACTGGCTGTACAACTACCGCTATGAAAAAAATATCGGCTACAGCATGCGGAATGTTCTTAATAAAGCTAAATATTTACATACGGATATTCCTGTTCATGAAGCTTTTCTGAAAAATAAGAATTTACTTCAGGAATGTTATGACGATTTTTTTCCTGATCTTATGGAGCACGCCAAAGGAATCAATGCCCTGCTGCAGCTGGAAAACTGA
- the groES gene encoding co-chaperone GroES, producing MSVNFKPLADRVLVEPIAAETKTASGIIIPDTAKEKPQEGTVVAVGPGKKDEPTTVQVGDKVLYGKYSGSELKLDGKDYLIVKESDLLGVIG from the coding sequence ATGTCAGTAAACTTCAAACCATTAGCAGACAGAGTTCTTGTAGAGCCTATCGCTGCAGAAACAAAGACCGCTTCAGGGATTATTATTCCGGACACCGCAAAAGAAAAACCACAAGAGGGTACTGTAGTGGCAGTAGGCCCGGGTAAGAAAGATGAGCCAACAACGGTTCAGGTAGGTGACAAAGTACTTTACGGAAAATATTCCGGTTCTGAATTGAAACTGGACGGGAAGGATTATTTAATTGTAAAGGAATCGGATCTGTTAGGAGTAATCGGATAA
- a CDS encoding VanW family protein, protein MRQQLRKWLPHHWKMQLKLLQRHFDESKTQYSYSKNYSPDKIGKYEIQLHQIIQKSEFHENKVHNLKIVGEKINNLIINSNEVFSFWKLVGKPNKKNGFKEGRNLIKTQISSDFGGGICQFSSILYFMALQSGLRILERFPHSMDIYKEHERFTPLGSDCTVVYGYKDLQIQNPYSFPVQLKCSVGDERLSLNLISPNELELNTIDFRKSETEKGVWVETFSNNKFLFKNFYIRL, encoded by the coding sequence ATGAGACAGCAATTAAGAAAATGGCTCCCCCATCATTGGAAAATGCAGTTGAAATTATTGCAAAGACATTTTGATGAAAGCAAAACCCAATATTCTTATTCTAAAAATTACAGCCCGGATAAAATTGGAAAATATGAAATTCAACTTCACCAAATCATTCAAAAAAGTGAATTTCATGAAAATAAAGTTCATAACTTAAAAATTGTTGGAGAAAAAATTAACAATCTGATTATTAATTCTAATGAAGTTTTTTCTTTCTGGAAGTTGGTTGGAAAACCCAATAAAAAGAATGGATTTAAAGAAGGAAGAAATTTAATTAAAACTCAAATTTCGAGTGATTTCGGTGGTGGGATCTGCCAGTTTTCCTCGATTTTATATTTTATGGCCCTGCAATCCGGTCTGAGAATTCTTGAAAGATTTCCGCATTCAATGGACATTTATAAAGAACATGAACGTTTTACACCATTAGGTTCAGATTGCACTGTTGTTTATGGCTATAAAGATCTGCAGATTCAAAATCCGTATTCGTTTCCCGTTCAGCTGAAGTGTTCCGTAGGTGATGAAAGACTTTCCCTTAATCTTATTTCTCCAAATGAACTTGAGTTAAACACCATCGATTTCAGAAAGTCCGAAACCGAAAAAGGAGTTTGGGTAGAGACATTCAGCAATAATAAATTTTTGTTTAAAAATTTTTATATTCGTTTATGA
- a CDS encoding DUF6702 family protein produces the protein MKKALLFFSVLLVFFSFTGSKHPYHVGSVEINYNQKSKTFEVTGRFFLDDLENGLNKKYGNALHFNDPAYKARLNEALKNYASEYFKLKANNKLLNVNYVGYEEDHESVNIYLESQKIEAPKKVEAAVSFLYNLFDDQINIVHIIVNGERKSEKLTYPNRYLFQQF, from the coding sequence ATGAAAAAAGCCCTTTTATTTTTTTCTGTTTTATTGGTATTTTTCTCTTTTACCGGAAGCAAGCACCCTTATCATGTCGGTTCGGTAGAAATCAATTACAATCAGAAATCAAAGACTTTTGAAGTAACCGGCCGTTTTTTCCTGGATGACCTGGAAAACGGTCTGAATAAAAAATACGGTAATGCGCTTCATTTTAATGATCCGGCTTATAAAGCCAGGCTGAATGAAGCCCTGAAAAATTACGCTTCCGAATATTTTAAACTGAAAGCCAATAATAAATTACTGAACGTGAACTATGTTGGTTACGAGGAAGATCATGAGTCGGTCAACATCTATCTTGAATCCCAAAAAATCGAGGCTCCCAAAAAAGTAGAAGCGGCGGTAAGTTTCCTGTATAATTTATTTGATGACCAGATCAATATTGTCCATATCATCGTGAACGGAGAGCGGAAAAGCGAAAAGCTGACCTATCCGAACCGGTATCTTTTTCAGCAATTCTGA